The nucleotide sequence AGCGGACATCGAACCACAATCCATACGGGCATGTAGTCGAGCCTTTATCCCATCGAGCGAGCCGGTAAAACCTCCATACATGGTCAATATATATACTACCACTATTAGTGTTCAACCGGTTTAAAGAAATCATGGCCATAAGAATCAAATAGATGACCTCTCCATATCCCATGACTCAAGAACATGGGGTGAACTGTTGAACTATGCACGCAAGTTGTTTTCATTTGTTGTTGAATGTCTCAACTTCTAATAATGGTTTCATTTTTAGAAGGAAAAAAAATCATATACCTGAAATAAGATTTCGACATGAACTCTAGCCATCTTAAATCTTGAATACTTCTCAAATTTATATAACGCATGTTGGTCGAATCATGTTAACTTATACTCCAATACTTAAGTTAAGCTAGTTCAAATAAACGTCCTAACAAAATACTTATTGTTAAATAGTCCCTTGTatgaactttaaaaaaaaaaaaaaaaaaaaaaaaaaaacaaatttgtaACTTTAGCTCATCTTTATATAACAAACTGTATTGCTGTTGGTATGAAACTTGTTATAACTTATTTGTAACTTCAGCTCATCTTTATATTAAAAACTTGAATCTTAAACAAGATCACTAGAAACACCAGTTCAGCTTTGCATCATAACCGTAAACAGCAAGACAATTAGGTACCCGAAAATAGATTGAAGAAAAACTAAAAGCAGTTGTACCCACAAGTTGATAAAGGATGACATCAAAGAAGCTAGACATAAATAGTCCTCgaaaataaataaattacatattaaTACAAACTTTTCATTTCATAGAACCTATTTTGTCATTGCAGCCTCGTTTTATCGTTCTCTAGGAATCAAGAGCTAAGTAACGTCTCATCATCATATACATGATCCGAATGAATACGGATCAAATCCAAATTCTCCATCCATCATCACCGTTGGATCCTGCTCCTGCAACAATAAGAGCATTGAATTCTtactttataaaatgtaaatataaatacaaattctAAGAAAAACATTGTACCCGTTTCATCATTCCATTCATAAGATCATCCAAGGAATCATAACCATTGTTTGCAACAAAACCATTTGGTAATTTAATCTGATCCAGTAAATAGTTTTCACCAGATTCCATTTTCAATTCGGTACTTGACCTATGAGTCTCTCTATTCCGCTGCATAGGGAGTATATTCGACCTACTGTAGACCCCACATATTTGGTCAACCGGTTGACTCACGGGTCCACTCAAACTACCACCTGTGAGTGTTGGTCCTGCACTAAAACCATTACTTGAATACTGACCATAACTTTGTTTACCATACTGTCCAGGCCTTTGactttgaccttgactttgaccctgACCTTCAAGAGGGACCGAGGCTATGCTAGCAATATTAGAACCAAATCCGTTAATTGTGTTACTGCTAGCAGTGTAACCGAATTTTAGGTTACTATTCGAATCGTGATAATTTACTCCCATTGGTGGTGGGACATCATGAAAGGTGGAACTACTTGAAACAAGATTCAATGAAGACTGATTCGCTAACGTTGAAAAGTTGTTAGAACCATTAAAGATTCGAGCTTGGTCAACGGTATTGAAATCCGAGAGTTGGGTATTCAATTTATTACTCGGTTGTAGTTGACCGAGGTCAAAAGATGTCGGTATACCCTGAAGAAGATTCTGGGTTTGGTGATTTGATGGTGTCGGTAATACAACCGGTTGTATATTGTTGACCGAATTGGTCAAACTTGGAGTATGAGTTTGTTGGATAAACGAAGGAGTTGTGAGGCTGTTAAGGGTCATCCCGTTTGGGCTATTGAGTCTACCGAGCATACCAGAAGGTGAATACGATGATAACTGAGCGTTTGGTAGTCTTCCAGAAGCTGATAACGAATGAAAGTCACCAAGCCCATCGAGTGATGTCATCCTCATGTAAGATGATGCGTCCTTGCTACCGCCAAATGCCACAACCATGTTAGATTGTTGACTGATCCTTCTTAAGTAAAGACGATATTTCTGTTAAAAAAACATAAGCATTGTTTGTTTAGTCAGGAGCCAAAATATGCATTGCATGTTTTTAAGGATTCATGGAAGACGTCTTGTTAAACAAGAAAAGTTAAAAAAAGGTTACGACATGATTTTGACCAACAAATCTGGTTTTGACCCATTAACCAACTTTGACCAACAAAACTGATTTTGACCCCCTAACcgaccgattaattaaacggattttgaaaaATAGGATCGGTCTGTTCTTGAAAATAAGTAATCGGGGATTACTTGGGAGTAATCGGGTTTTTCACAACAATGCACGATACTCAATTTTGTTGCAGCTAAAATTTAACTTATAAGAAAACAAATGAACCTGTAAATGGCTTGCAACATTTTCCCTAGTAAGACCTTCAACATTCATCAAATCAAGAATCCTTTTAGGAACAGCTTCTGCattgaacaaaaaaaaaataaaaaaatatcagtcattttaaaaataaaaaaaaaaagtttgtacATGAATAAGAGGATTTAACAACTCACTCTCGATTCCAAGTTGATTAACGGCAGCTACAAATTTTCTATGAAGATCAATGGACCAAACAACACGTGGCTTCTTTTGTGTTGACGGGTCATCATCTTCATTCTCATTATCTtcaacatcttcatcttcatcttttcTTTTCCTATTAAGTTTCCCATTTGAATCTCCACTACCAGCTTCTTGTCCACATTCGTAATTCTGCTTATCTTGGTTATTGTTTGACTTTGACTGAGATTTTGTTTCAACTTTTTTCCTAATCACATGTTGCCATACGTTGCGTAATTCCTCAAGACGAACAGGCTTCACAAGGTAGTCACAAGCACCATGTGTGATCCCTTTCATTACAAGCTTCGGGTCACTGTTTCCTGATAACACTGCAACAATTTCAAGAAACATTAGAAACTTTTAAAGAACACACTCTATCTTGCTAAAATTTTTGACTTTTTCGGGTCAAAGCAACAAAAATGTGAACTTTTAACATAAACTTGTAAATCCCACATCaattcatcaacttcatacaataTTTGTTACTAAACAACTAGCATCAAGACTAATTTCAATGAAACTACCCGAACCCACATCAAATTTGAGATTAATCAAGCTAAACACACAAATTAGCAATTTCTGTGATAAAGCAAAGTTTTTTAAGACTTACTGATAACAGGCAAGTCCATTTCAAGACCAACAAGTTCAAGAAGCTTGAAGCCATCCATGTCTGGCATATGCACATCACTGATCACAAGGTCGAAACGGTTTCGATCTTCCCTTAGCATCTTCAATGCTGTTATTGCTTGATTTGTGGTTGTAACTgccaaaatttaaaataaaataaaataaaaatatgatgaatTATGAGtacaaatttaattaactaacaAACTTGAAGTTTTTAATGATTTAGTCATTTAACATCAATCCCTAGAATAGATCAAAGACTTCCATCTGTAAATTATTGTTTATATAAAGGTAAAAGAGATTGAAACCCTTGTAAGAAAATTGTTAAAAAGTTGAAAATGATTTGAGTCAACAGTTTAACTTCAATTCAACAGAACCTTGTAATACTAATTTCCcaaataaaaacaaaattacaaattaaaactttAAATTTGATTCATAAAACAAAACAAATAACTGCTCAAGAAGAATAAGAACAAAAACACCCAAATTAGATAATAAATCCAAACATGTaacataatatatattttaaaaaataaaactaaCCTTGATATTGGCATTTCCTTAAAAGCCCATCTAATAGCTTTAAACAAGTTGGATCATCATCAACAGCAAGAACTCTCATACCAATTGGAAATCtatcaatttcattactaacaccaatAGCCCCTCTAATTTCCTCCACTGTCatcttatattattaaataaaaatcttGAACAAAATCTTAAACCAAAGCAGAAACAGATGAAACAAAAGATTCAAGAAACACCACAAGATTCACAAAGTTTGGATTTTTATCATTTGTTTGACCACCTTGTTGACAAACAAAACAAACCCAGAAAGAAAAAAGAATGATTTCAAAGATAATAGAGAGAGAAACAGGATCTTGATGACAGAGAAAACAAGATAGTGACTTGGACTATAATACTAGCATGATACATATTTTGACAATGATAGCCAGAACAGATTGAATGGCTTTTAACGCAACCAATATACATAGAatcaaaacactctctctctctgtctcaagttttttttttttttttttttccaaaagaAAAAAAGTTCCTTTTTAATTAAATATTCTTTTGGGCAATATCAATGTGTACATTCAAATCTTAATTTGTGACCTTGAGTAATAATTGAGCCTTTCTTTGGCACCTTTTTTATCTACTTGCCTCTCATTTCTATATATGGAAGTACGATTACAACTTTTGGGTGTTACAATAAGTTTGTTGTAAAAACATAATCTTTTTAACTTTTAAAAAACCAACCAGCATTACTCCCCATATTAATTTAATTGTTCACATACAAAAAAAATAAGCTATATGCAATCTAAAAAAAAGCTGTTATTACAttgtaaatttttttaattttataattttatcgcCTACTTTAACGGGTGTTGATAAATCCAACAACAAAATTGATAGATCCACCATTTTCAAGCATTACtgtattgtactgtacaacacagtatttgtaacgtcctcccaatagggtctgaaaggaacgtcactaatatcaaaacataccaacatattataataaacgagaacaatactaaatgatgaatttaactttaatgagtacgcagcggaaaatgaaatgtcgttacaatgacaggaataacaatatcgtaaatgttcacatgcagaaataataaatgcgatatctcttgatcctatgtccaagtagcatcacataagcagtaagtataagagcttgaatcaaacagcacctgagacaaaatatgttaaagtgtcaaccaaaaaggttgagtgaagttcataggtttaacaaaaagtttgtcgttgttttagaccacaagatttagtttgtaaagttgatctcccgcaggatcaaaaagttatgccaatgcgtgatatttagactaaacgttcaagtttgccccatgacaagttgttctgtccttgtcggtttaatttcattattaagtaatacaatgacttggtcaaatgtatcggggacgttactcccgataggcctacccccaataattaagcatgccgcagcaattaaaaatatcactgtagggacttagtcggacatagccgggtatagcatagtttaacagtttggtacttgcgtctaaagtgtaaaaagtaaaaacagcatgtgtctcaccccaagtaaaagtaagtaagtttgctagcaattaaagaggggctatgaattcaccttagtaagtagagagagtgttattcctcgaaataaagagttgaacgagtgagcaggaaagtcaacctattgacatttaagagtagttaagtgttttgcccatgtttaagtttaagtatgtgtttaagtatagtttgttttactaagtttctattcctagtaagttactatttttataaagttttcatttttagaaagtttcttattttactaagtttctatgactagagagtttctacttttatcaatatttcccattttaggatacttgtcgtattagataagcttctaatcacccctttcccttcgaatggctaatttagatctaggggcttgagccataggaccctttaaatcggaaatccaaaccctctgcctagaatctcatagaaaccattcgtcaagaaagttcgaagatctatacatctctaatacatatcccaaaatgtttttatgttacaatataagtagtaggttataggtgctagtaatagtaatagtgtatacatgttatttattttatttttaattgcatataatttataacattatttacatatttcggtaaaaataataaccgaagtaaaaaaagtaaaaagtaaaaagtaaaaaaaataaaaagtaaggaaagaatacttactagtagtaattcttcaaagagagaatgagagaaattttggtgtgagtttgaatgagaaatgaggggtatttatacttgaaaaaattaggtaaaaagaataaaataattaaaagaaaaagaaatatttaattcttaatggaattttaaaattaaaaagtattaaatgttaggtcatgggataatgcacaaaataaaataataaaagtagtttttccattacaattatatatatatatatatatatatatatatatatatatatatatatatatatatatatataattaaaaagtaatttatttatttatttatttattttttttatttattttaaggattttttttatgtaaataaacaaatttatttaatgtttttccaagaatatttgtcaataatattttttttatttaattaataaatacaaattttgtataaaaataataaataatttggtattttgtatttttaataataattatgattttaattattaaagtatagctttagtaagtttataaatattattacatttatatataattagatttattatatagttaaatatataatacattaactaaataataaaagtgatacaaagtttatatacttagttaaattatttcaaattatataaattaataatatattatttatttaagcgtacattgttgactaaaaattactattctgtcaatatttaattgtatataacaacccttaatacatatagtcagacatataaccctagggttaattcagtaatttagaagtcgaaaagtgagggttgttacagtattgCATGAAAATGGTGGATCTATCAATTTTGATGTTGAATTTATCACTACCCACTTTTAACTATCTTTTTGTAATGAATACATTAATGATATAAAGAAATTTTAccttttagtcatatgtatttataAAGTTGACAGTAAGGCCACTCCCTATCATAACTAAACTATTTATCATCTTAACTTTTCATattagcgccacatcaacaccaatatcttataactaactcataattaaacactccctataatggctaaaacaatactcctcttaatatacaacgtacaagcaataaagcatcaagtccaacaatgaAAAGTCActggacccacaattcctataactaaacttaaaacttcTGTTAAATTGATGGTGGATGCGGGTAACTGAAGCGGGTAACTAGCTCGTgtctatggttagttacgggtaatgacgggtaatgaACGGGTAATGAGCTGGTAATGAACTATAAGGAGTGGTCTAAGATATCAAATAAAAATATTGGAGAATTAATAATTGACGGAAGTAATATTATAGGTTTCTGGAGTTTGATTTTTCTTTAATAACCAAGTCTTTTAAAGCTATAGTTAAACTTTCTATAATCCGACTGACTGACTTAATTTTGAAGTGCTATAGTTCTTCTTAGAAATATGTTGGGGTGTTTGTTCATTGCATTTATGAGTAATCTATCTATACAATATATAAAGTGCGTGATAATTATCTTACACCTTAATTTCTGGTTAATTTTTGTCAAGTGTCAACTCCTCCTTTACTCCTACAATGTGTTAATCTATCAGTTATTTCTATATATTAATTGATTTATTAGATTTCTTAATTTAATTTAATACACATATGTTATtacctaaaatattatattaattattactgtatataatataataatatagtggtaggatcaagagggaagtaacaaaTCGGGGGAAAGCggagggaagcaaatttttttttttcgttttttgaaaaaactttgttcacgaacattatagatgggatgaaaatatgaacatttagtagagacactttgtgataaatgtttttattttggcgggaaaacgctcgaagaagtaatatataacaattatcgtgtttttcgagcgtatgttgaggttttagctattggggtttagatattagggtttatagagtgtagatattagggtttagaaatttagggtttagggtttagatttaggatttagattgagtttttaacacgaacggtttagagtttagggtttagggtttagggtttggtgttttgggtttattcataaacccaaaacaccaaaccctaaaccctaaaccctaaactctaaatcgggctaaattttacttcacaaaacatggaaaaaaacgttcatattcttcacgaacaatattatcttgaatgttatttttgtcgatcgtttttctgcctaaataataacattcatcacgaagtgtctcttctaaatgttcatatttttgtgtgatcttgatgtcggaaaaaaaaaattccaaaaaaatgaaaaaaataataatttatttccccccgcttccccccgattggttacttccccattgatcctgcccctaataatatatattaatataatattaactatagatgttatagttatattactaatattatattattattatgaaattgtttaaatgattataaataacactattttatgtgatatattgatttaatataaattttgataatataatatttatatatataaatatattaatgctcATGAATCGCGAAGTCAATGATTAATATCGTTAGTAAATTTGTACTAAAAAACATATACAATTAAAGATGTACATAAAATTTATTCATAAAGAtcggtttaaaaaaaaatttaggagctcatgtttggtgttttatcgattatttgtTAATTAGTTAAAATGATTCCAACGGACGGACTCATAATCTATGCGTTATTATTCAGTACTAATGTTTTCGATATAAATGTTATCAGTAATAAATGATTTTTTATTGCAATAGTATTATAAATTTGATAAGTATCAATACTAACGTTATCGACTAATTATTTATACAAACGTCGTGTAACGTACGGACTCATAAAACTAATATAATATATAAGGAGGATGATAACGGTAGTCCTAACATAATAATATAAGTACAGaatattatttaatcttgataTTTAAAAATTAACCACACCATTAAAGGCAGTCATTAGGTTATGTTATTTTTTTCAAAATTACAGTAATACATATAAAGTCGTGAGGGTAATTTTGTAATTAAAGTTAAGTGGCAGAATCTTGGAGTAATTGATTTCTAGTATTAACTACTACTCGTATTAACTATAAGATGCTAAAAATGAGGTTTCCATTTGAATGTTAGCAAGAAAAGGCATTCAAAGTCTTCCTAGTAAAGTAGTAATGCATTTGCTACATTTGGTATAGTGCTTAATTAGAAG is from Rutidosis leptorrhynchoides isolate AG116_Rl617_1_P2 chromosome 10, CSIRO_AGI_Rlap_v1, whole genome shotgun sequence and encodes:
- the LOC139872386 gene encoding two-component response regulator ORR22-like isoform X2, with protein sequence MTVEEIRGAIGVSNEIDRFPIGMRVLAVDDDPTCLKLLDGLLRKCQYQVTTTNQAITALKMLREDRNRFDLVISDVHMPDMDGFKLLELVGLEMDLPVIMLSGNSDPKLVMKGITHGACDYLVKPVRLEELRNVWQHVIRKKVETKSQSKSNNNQDKQNYECGQEAGSGDSNGKLNRKRKDEDEDVEDNENEDDDPSTQKKPRVVWSIDLHRKFVAAVNQLGIEKAVPKRILDLMNVEGLTRENVASHLQKYRLYLRRISQQSNMVVAFGGSKDASSYMRMTSLDGLGDFHSLSASGRLPNAQLSSYSPSGMLGRLNSPNGMTLNSLTTPSFIQQTHTPSLTNSVNNIQPVVLPTPSNHQTQNLLQGIPTSFDLGQLQPSNKLNTQLSDFNTVDQARIFNGSNNFSTLANQSSLNLVSSSSTFHDVPPPMGVNYHDSNSNLKFGYTASSNTINGFGSNIASIASVPLEGQGQSQGQSQRPGQYGKQSYGQYSSNGFSAGPTLTGGSLSGPVSQPVDQICGVYSRSNILPMQRNRETHRSSTELKMESGENYLLDQIKLPNGFVANNGYDSLDDLMNGMMKRDPTVMMDGEFGFDPYSFGSCI
- the LOC139872386 gene encoding two-component response regulator ORR22-like isoform X1 — protein: MTVEEIRGAIGVSNEIDRFPIGMRVLAVDDDPTCLKLLDGLLRKCQYQVTTTNQAITALKMLREDRNRFDLVISDVHMPDMDGFKLLELVGLEMDLPVIMLSGNSDPKLVMKGITHGACDYLVKPVRLEELRNVWQHVIRKKVETKSQSKSNNNQDKQNYECGQEAGSGDSNGKLNRKRKDEDEDVEDNENEDDDPSTQKKPRVVWSIDLHRKFVAAVNQLGIEKAVPKRILDLMNVEGLTRENVASHLQKYRLYLRRISQQSNMVVAFGGSKDASSYMRMTSLDGLGDFHSLSASGRLPNAQLSSYSPSGMLGRLNSPNGMTLNSLTTPSFIQQTHTPSLTNSVNNIQPVVLPTPSNHQTQNLLQGIPTSFDLGQLQPSNKLNTQLSDFNTVDQARIFNGSNNFSTLANQSSLNLVSSSSTFHDVPPPMGVNYHDSNSNLKFGYTASSNTINGFGSNIASIASVPLEGQGQSQGQSQRPGQYGKQSYGQYSSNGFSAGPTLTGGSLSGPVSQPVDQICGVYSRSNILPMQRNRETHRSSTELKMESGENYLLDQIKLPNGFVANNGYDSLDDLMNGMMKREQDPTVMMDGEFGFDPYSFGSCI